From Borrelia sp. RT5S, the proteins below share one genomic window:
- a CDS encoding rod-binding protein has translation MNSGIDLQYLETKSQINQIKNLEKKAKQVVDKHNRELYDASLEFEAVFINQMLKSMRSSLKKENNLINGGQTEEIFEDMLYLERAKQIAKFKNFGLADLIYNQIAETDNSSR, from the coding sequence ATGAATAGTGGGATTGACCTGCAATATCTGGAAACAAAAAGTCAAATAAATCAAATAAAAAATTTAGAAAAAAAAGCGAAGCAGGTGGTGGACAAACACAACAGAGAGCTCTATGACGCCTCTTTAGAATTTGAGGCAGTATTTATCAACCAGATGCTTAAGAGCATGAGAAGCTCTCTGAAGAAAGAAAATAACCTAATAAACGGAGGGCAAACAGAAGAAATTTTTGAAGATATGCTTTATTTAGAAAGAGCAAAACAAATAGCAAAATTTAAAAATTTCGGTCTTGCTGATTTAATCTACAATCAAATAGCGGAAACAGATAATTCTAGCCGATAA
- a CDS encoding flagellar basal body P-ring protein FlgI, with amino-acid sequence MMRLVVFFILSLRTILISFSQEDQPLQGVSRDSVSGQSGEKIRLKELAKIQPTNSSVLSGIGIVAGLTGKGDTLKKDKEALSKMLTQIGMKGDEIDVNNMGSKNIALVHVTFRLNGNMIKGSNQDVYVASVLDSKDLTNGILLRTELKDRDGKLIAIASGPITTNEKSRGTGHVVKGATIHESRDYSRYNIMLNKEDYTLADEISKKLNQKGVKNNIKSGVIIEIETEKVGLLSEIEQIEIETSPIVLINETDKIIMASKNAEIGPLVLLIERNENSSFGNKSNEKVKVEIQKMSLSEFISKNADELTNDELITIIKKSKKINKLNGELILEEKNE; translated from the coding sequence ATGATGAGGTTGGTGGTGTTCTTTATATTAAGCTTAAGGACGATTCTCATTTCATTTTCCCAAGAGGATCAGCCTCTTCAAGGGGTTAGTAGGGATAGCGTTTCTGGCCAATCAGGGGAGAAGATAAGGCTAAAAGAACTTGCAAAAATACAGCCCACAAATTCATCTGTGTTATCAGGAATCGGTATAGTAGCGGGACTCACTGGAAAAGGGGACACCCTCAAGAAGGATAAAGAGGCTCTAAGCAAGATGCTGACTCAAATTGGAATGAAGGGAGATGAAATAGATGTAAACAACATGGGAAGCAAGAATATCGCCTTGGTACACGTAACGTTCAGGTTAAATGGAAATATGATTAAGGGATCAAATCAGGATGTTTATGTGGCGTCTGTATTGGATTCGAAAGATTTAACAAACGGCATACTGTTAAGAACAGAACTGAAAGACAGAGATGGAAAGTTAATAGCAATCGCTTCAGGCCCAATAACCACTAACGAAAAATCAAGAGGAACAGGACATGTAGTAAAGGGAGCTACAATACATGAGAGCAGAGATTATTCCCGGTACAATATCATGCTAAATAAGGAAGATTATACCCTAGCAGATGAAATAAGTAAAAAGCTTAATCAAAAAGGTGTCAAAAATAATATAAAATCTGGGGTCATAATAGAGATAGAGACAGAAAAAGTTGGATTGCTAAGCGAGATTGAACAAATAGAAATAGAAACTTCTCCCATTGTTTTAATAAATGAAACAGATAAAATCATAATGGCAAGTAAAAATGCAGAAATAGGGCCTTTAGTGCTCTTAATTGAAAGAAATGAAAATAGCTCATTTGGTAATAAAAGCAACGAAAAAGTAAAGGTAGAAATACAAAAAATGAGCCTAAGTGAATTTATATCAAAAAATGCGGACGAACTCACTAACGATGAGCTCATAACGATAATTAAAAAATCTAAAAAAATCAATAAGTTAAACGGAGAATTAATCTTGGAGGAGAAAAATGAATAG
- a CDS encoding pyridoxamine kinase: protein MKRVLAMHDISTMGRTSLTMCIPVISSFNMQVCPFVTAVLSATTAYEEFEIVDLTNKLEKFILSWKKQNVSFNIFYSGFLGSNNQQKIIKNMFKLLKFEKIIIDPVFADDGLLYPIFDQRIVSGFRSLIKHADIITPNITELKMLTNTEKINNKDEIIRAILSLKINGVTVVTSVEKGDLVGTVAYDPKTREYSEFFSEKLERNFSGTGDLFASLLIGYLEKLEIVQALEKATQVIHSIIKYSIANNISKKEGIQIEQFLKNNFHTVQVNS, encoded by the coding sequence ATGAAGAGAGTATTGGCTATGCATGACATTTCGACAATGGGGCGCACATCGCTTACAATGTGCATACCGGTTATATCATCATTTAATATGCAAGTTTGTCCATTTGTAACCGCTGTTCTCTCCGCAACAACAGCTTATGAAGAATTTGAAATAGTAGATTTAACAAATAAACTAGAAAAGTTTATTTTGTCTTGGAAAAAGCAAAACGTAAGCTTTAACATATTCTATAGTGGCTTTCTTGGAAGCAATAATCAACAAAAAATCATAAAGAATATGTTCAAACTATTAAAGTTTGAAAAAATAATAATCGACCCTGTGTTTGCGGACGATGGACTACTCTACCCTATTTTTGATCAAAGGATTGTAAGTGGGTTTCGTAGTCTCATAAAACACGCAGACATCATAACACCTAACATAACAGAACTTAAAATGCTAACTAACACGGAAAAGATAAATAATAAAGATGAAATAATTAGGGCCATATTAAGCCTTAAAATAAATGGAGTAACAGTGGTTACCAGCGTAGAAAAAGGCGATCTTGTTGGTACTGTTGCCTATGACCCAAAAACAAGGGAATATTCAGAATTTTTCTCAGAAAAATTGGAGAGAAACTTTAGCGGGACTGGAGATTTATTTGCTAGCTTGTTGATAGGATATCTGGAAAAATTAGAGATAGTACAGGCTTTAGAAAAAGCGACCCAAGTTATTCACTCAATAATAAAATATTCCATTGCAAATAATATTTCCAAAAAAGAGGGTATTCAAATTGAACAATTCTTAAAAAATAATTTTCATACTGTTCAAGTTAATTCTTAA
- a CDS encoding RNA polymerase sigma factor RpoD/SigA, giving the protein MNIFSNEDLNIYLKSVREHRLITHEEEVELAAKIRRGDMKAKNKMINANLRLVLKIIKRYAGKGLKIEDLIQEGNLGLIRAAEKYDPSKNTKFSTYASFWIKQSLQRALNTKTRLVKVPYRKENLILQINKYLMEEEKYPKKEDIMEKFNLTPAQYIKIIPYLEKEYSLDKEIEGSENSTLLNLYEDNSFNPESTLEQNSTLNHLNHILNTKLNHKERYIIRKRYNLDNNDKKSTLKDISSELGISSETVRQIEKRVLKKLREELYQ; this is encoded by the coding sequence GTGAATATATTTAGTAACGAGGATTTAAACATATATTTGAAGTCGGTAAGGGAGCACAGGTTAATAACCCACGAAGAAGAGGTTGAACTTGCTGCTAAGATTAGGCGTGGAGATATGAAGGCCAAAAATAAAATGATTAATGCTAATTTACGTCTAGTCTTGAAAATAATTAAGAGATACGCTGGGAAAGGCTTGAAAATTGAAGACTTGATTCAGGAAGGTAATTTAGGGCTAATAAGGGCTGCTGAGAAATATGACCCGAGCAAAAATACCAAATTTTCAACCTACGCTTCCTTTTGGATTAAGCAATCTCTCCAAAGAGCGTTAAATACTAAGACCAGACTTGTAAAGGTGCCTTATAGGAAAGAAAACTTAATACTACAGATAAACAAATATCTCATGGAAGAAGAAAAATATCCCAAAAAAGAAGATATAATGGAAAAATTTAATTTGACTCCCGCTCAGTACATAAAGATCATTCCATATCTTGAAAAAGAATATTCTCTTGACAAAGAAATTGAGGGATCAGAAAATTCCACACTTTTAAATCTTTATGAGGATAACTCTTTTAATCCCGAAAGTACTCTTGAACAAAACTCTACTTTAAATCACCTAAATCATATACTAAACACCAAGTTAAACCATAAAGAGAGATATATAATAAGAAAAAGGTACAACCTTGATAATAATGATAAAAAAAGCACTTTGAAGGACATTTCTAGTGAACTTGGAATCTCTTCAGAAACTGTAAGGCAAATTGAGAAAAGAGTACTTAAAAAACTTAGAGAAGAACTTTATCAATAA
- a CDS encoding divergent polysaccharide deacetylase family protein, protein MNIRGVYVLIKENKTKIAILFVLFTIVGAVVLLFSGLAYIKNNAVAINLDFRKKLEKVKKENFMRDKKRLKAQTLKPEFYLVIDDVGYDEFMLEKFIKINLKINFAIIPFLSKSKYAYNRLISENKIIMIHFPMQSQHKNSIEKFHINIDDNENMVRTKIETTFKEYPNAKIMNNHMGSLITSNEEIMRTILTKLKEEDRYFFDSFTTKESTSVKVGEKIGIRVERRDIFLDNKDNEKDVMASLEKAKQIARIKGIVKVIGHIWSKNTLKILNQESENLNKEFEFKDLLNLYEKEENNESAWNRELM, encoded by the coding sequence ATGAATATTAGAGGTGTTTATGTTTTAATAAAGGAGAATAAGACGAAAATTGCAATATTGTTCGTTTTATTCACTATCGTTGGTGCGGTGGTTTTGTTATTCTCTGGCCTTGCTTACATTAAGAATAATGCGGTAGCAATTAACCTAGATTTCAGAAAGAAACTAGAAAAAGTTAAAAAAGAGAATTTTATGAGAGATAAAAAAAGGCTCAAGGCTCAAACTTTAAAGCCCGAGTTTTATCTCGTCATTGATGATGTCGGATACGATGAATTTATGTTGGAAAAATTTATAAAAATTAACCTGAAAATCAACTTTGCAATTATCCCTTTTTTATCTAAATCGAAGTATGCCTACAATAGGCTAATAAGTGAAAACAAAATTATAATGATTCATTTCCCGATGCAATCACAGCATAAAAATTCAATAGAAAAATTTCACATCAACATTGACGATAATGAGAACATGGTGCGGACAAAAATCGAAACAACATTTAAAGAATATCCCAATGCAAAGATAATGAACAATCACATGGGTAGCCTGATTACATCAAATGAAGAAATAATGAGAACTATTTTAACCAAACTTAAAGAAGAGGACAGATATTTTTTCGACAGCTTTACTACTAAAGAAAGCACATCAGTAAAAGTTGGAGAAAAAATTGGCATAAGGGTAGAAAGAAGGGATATCTTCTTGGATAATAAGGATAATGAAAAAGATGTCATGGCATCACTTGAAAAGGCAAAACAAATAGCTAGAATTAAGGGAATTGTAAAAGTGATAGGACATATTTGGTCAAAAAACACCCTCAAAATACTCAACCAAGAATCGGAAAACTTAAATAAGGAATTCGAATTTAAAGACCTATTAAATCTTTATGAGAAAGAGGAAAATAATGAAAGTGCTTGGAATAGAGAGCTCATGTGA
- the tsaD gene encoding tRNA (adenosine(37)-N6)-threonylcarbamoyltransferase complex transferase subunit TsaD, with the protein MKVLGIESSCDDCCAAIVEDGTKILSNVKLSQDEHKKYYGVVPEIASRLHTEFIMYVCKKALKDAQINASDIDLIAVTSKPGLIGSLIVGINFAKGLSIALRKPLICIDHILGHLYSPLMTEKIEYPFLSLILSGGHTILAKQNNFDHVQILGRTLDDACGEAFDKIAKYYNMGFPGGPNIEKLAKSGNEYAFNFPITIFEKKENWYDFSYSGLKTACIHQIEKFKDKNEKITKNNIAASFQRAAFGILLNPIKRAIKTTNIKKLIISGGVASNLYLREKIKNLAIEAYYPPIDLCTDNGAMIAGIGYHMYLKYGASPIETDASSRIKTYKYNREMKL; encoded by the coding sequence ATGAAAGTGCTTGGAATAGAGAGCTCATGTGATGACTGTTGTGCAGCCATTGTAGAAGATGGAACTAAAATTTTAAGCAATGTTAAGCTCAGTCAAGACGAACATAAAAAATATTATGGTGTGGTTCCAGAAATTGCCTCAAGGCTACATACAGAGTTTATTATGTACGTCTGCAAAAAAGCTTTAAAGGATGCCCAAATTAACGCATCAGATATTGATTTAATAGCAGTTACATCTAAACCAGGACTTATTGGTTCTTTAATTGTCGGAATAAATTTTGCAAAAGGATTATCAATTGCACTCAGAAAACCCTTAATTTGCATTGATCATATTCTAGGCCATCTCTATTCTCCCTTAATGACTGAAAAGATAGAATACCCTTTTCTATCTTTAATACTCAGTGGGGGACACACAATACTTGCAAAACAAAATAATTTTGATCATGTTCAAATACTTGGACGCACCCTTGATGATGCTTGCGGAGAAGCATTTGACAAGATAGCAAAATACTATAACATGGGTTTTCCAGGAGGCCCTAATATAGAAAAACTAGCTAAAAGTGGCAATGAATATGCGTTTAATTTCCCAATTACAATTTTTGAAAAAAAAGAAAATTGGTATGACTTTTCGTATTCGGGGCTTAAAACGGCATGCATACATCAAATTGAAAAATTTAAAGACAAAAATGAGAAAATTACAAAAAATAACATCGCTGCAAGCTTCCAAAGAGCAGCTTTTGGAATTCTACTAAATCCAATAAAAAGAGCAATAAAGACCACAAATATAAAAAAATTAATAATATCTGGGGGCGTTGCTAGCAATCTTTACTTAAGAGAAAAAATCAAAAATCTTGCAATAGAAGCTTACTATCCCCCAATTGACCTTTGTACAGATAATGGAGCAATGATTGCAGGAATTGGATATCATATGTACTTAAAATACGGAGCAAGTCCAATTGAAACGGATGCAAGTTCAAGAATAAAAACGTATAAATATAACAGGGAAATGAAGTTATGA
- the flgG gene encoding flagellar basal-body rod protein FlgG: MMRSLWTAASGMKAQQYNVDTIANNLSNVNTTGFKKTRAEFEDLVYQTQNRAGTPATEDTVRPLGNQVGHGTKVSATHRIFEQGKFRATNLNTDVAIEGDGFYKMILPDGTYGYTRDGSFKIDANGDLVTSQGYRLLPEVSFPEEYIQDSLTISQEGMISVKIDGDSDPVELGQIEISRFINPAGLVAVGSNVFKETVGSGEEISGTPGSDGMGRLRQGILEMSNVSVAEEMVTMIVAQRAYEINSKAIQTSDNMLGIANNLKR, translated from the coding sequence ATGATGAGATCACTATGGACGGCTGCCAGTGGTATGAAGGCGCAGCAATATAACGTAGATACAATCGCTAATAACCTTTCAAATGTTAACACTACGGGCTTTAAAAAGACGAGAGCAGAGTTTGAGGATTTAGTTTATCAGACACAGAACAGGGCTGGAACTCCTGCTACTGAGGACACAGTAAGGCCTCTTGGAAATCAGGTTGGACATGGAACAAAAGTATCGGCAACACATAGAATTTTTGAGCAGGGAAAGTTTAGGGCTACCAATTTGAACACTGATGTTGCAATTGAGGGCGACGGTTTTTACAAGATGATTTTACCAGACGGGACTTATGGTTATACCAGAGACGGTTCGTTTAAAATAGATGCAAATGGGGATCTTGTAACAAGCCAAGGATATAGGTTGTTGCCCGAGGTGTCTTTTCCTGAAGAGTATATACAGGACTCTCTTACAATATCCCAAGAAGGAATGATATCTGTAAAAATTGATGGTGATTCTGATCCAGTCGAACTTGGGCAAATAGAGATTTCAAGGTTTATAAATCCAGCAGGTCTTGTTGCAGTTGGAAGCAATGTTTTTAAGGAAACAGTTGGATCTGGGGAGGAAATATCGGGAACTCCTGGGAGTGATGGTATGGGTCGACTAAGACAAGGAATTCTTGAAATGTCAAATGTATCTGTTGCAGAAGAAATGGTAACAATGATTGTTGCACAAAGGGCTTATGAGATAAACTCAAAAGCAATTCAAACCTCAGATAACATGTTGGGTATTGCCAATAACTTGAAAAGGTAG